Genomic DNA from Theropithecus gelada isolate Dixy chromosome 1, Tgel_1.0, whole genome shotgun sequence:
ACTGTAACTATGTTGCCAAACAGAATTTGCATATTgtcttccaaaacaaaaacaataaaacagaacgTAGGAATGGTCTGATGCTGCACCAGACAGGATTTCAGTCAGCACCATCACTCAGATGGCTTTCACATGTATTTTATACAGATGTAAAATTAAGATTAactggccaggcattgtggctcacatctgtaatcccagcacttgggaggccgaggcgggagacagagcgagactctgttaaaaaaaaaatgagccggccgggcgcggtggctcaagcctgtaatcccagcactttgggaggccgagacgggcggatcacgaggtcaggagatcgagaccatcctggctaacacggtgaaaccccgtctctactaaaaaatacaaaaaactagccgggcgaagtggcgggcgcctgtggtcccagctactcgggaggctgaggcaggagaatggcgtgaacccgggaggcggagcttgcagtgagctgagatccggccaccgcactccagcctgggcgacagagccagactcagtctcaaaaaaaaaaNNNNNNNNNNNNNNNNNNNNNNNNNNNNNNNNNNNNNNNNNNNNNNNNNNNNNNNNNNNNNNNNNNNNNNNNNNNNNNNNNNNNNNNNNNNNNNNNNNNNaaaaaaaaaaaaaaaaaaaaaaaaaaaaaaaaattagccgggtgcggtggttcaagcctgtaatcccagcactttgggaggccgagacgggcggatcacaaggtcaggagatcgagaccatcctggctaacatggtgaaaccccgtctctactaaaaaatacaaaaaactagccgtgcgaggtggcggacgcctgtagtcccagctactcgggaggctgaggcaggagaatggcataaacccaggaggcgaagcttgcagtgagccgagatccggccactgcactccagcctgggcgacagagcaagactccatctcaaaaaaacaaaattaaccatcttttatattttttattttttgtattttgttttgtaagcttaatcttaattttttcctatttatattGGTGCTTGTATAAAGATTTTAGACTAAGAAAGTTTGCCAGCTGTGGTATCCCTTTGAATAGTATTGAAAACTACATATTCATAGGTGCTATCTAGACCATAAAATTATTACTGTTGTCTAAGATTATTTAGatattaatttgaaaatctgCACAAAAGTATATCACTTTGCTGAATGCAGCAAAGTTACTTGCCATTTATTTTACCCTGGAGACTTTTCTTTCTTATGGAAAAAGAGTGGGTTTTGAAGATAAGAAGGGCAGATGGGGTGGTAGGAATCGTAGTTTTAACCTCCAGGGCAAATCATCTGCAGCTGTGTAGTTGAAGTAGGCTGTTATTTCTCTGACGAGTATGCTGTGCAAAACGAGTTAgcctcacccaaatctcagccTTGACAATCTCAACACAAATTTCTTTGGCCTGAGACAAGTACAGGACCAGCAGAAAAGCAAGCTGGAAAAAAGGTCAAAGGCAAGCAGTTTCCTCTGGAATAATGAACAATAAAAAATGGCTGTGAGAGGTCAACTGTTCCCAGTCACCTCCTGctaaaaatattaatcataatttACTCCGGGCCATTAAACTCAACTCCCTTGGCAAACACTCACATAAAACCTTCAAATATTCTACCAGACCTTGAAAGAGGATTACTTGACTGTAAATAGCCAAGCCAGTCCCAATTTAAGACAGAATCCTTCTAATGTGACATTATATTGTTGTTGcttgaaaaacattttcacaatCACAGTTCTCACATTTCTAAAATGGCAATTTCCAGAGAGAAGGGTGGAGTTTGATTTAATAACAAACCTTGTGCCTCATGCCcggctcataatcccagcactttgggaggccaaggtgggcagatcacttgaggccaggagttcaagaccagcctggccaacatggtgaaacctatctctactaaaaatacaaaaaaattagctgggcatggtggtgcacacctgtaacctcagctactagggaggctgaggcaggagaattgtttgagccctggaggcagaggttgcagtgagccaagatcacaccactgcactgcagcctgggcaacgacacagtgagactctgtcttaaaaataacaacaggccggggccgggcacggtagctcacacctgtaatcccaacactttgggaggccgaggcaggtggatcatctgaggtcagaagttcaagaccagcctggtcaacatggtgaaaccccatctctactaaacatacaaaaattagctgggcatggtggcggtcgcctgtaatcccagctactctggagactgaggcaggagaatcacttgaacccgggaggcagaggttgcaatgagctgaggtcgcaccactgcactccagcctgggcaacaacagcgaaacttcgtctcaaaataaataaataaataacaggccagcacgatggctcacgcctgtaatcgcagcactttgggaggccaaggtgggtggatcacctgagatcaggagttcgagaccagcctagtcaacgtggtaaaacctcgtttctactaaaaatacaaaaattagctgcgcgcggtggcaggcgcctgtaatcccagctactcgggagactgaggcaacaATCACTTGAAGgcaaaggcaggggttgcagtgagccgagatcacaccactgcactccagcctgggccacagagcaagactaaataaataaggaaaaaaaatcctccacTTAAATCTTTGCTGTTATTTGCCAAGCATGTTAGTAAGATGTTTAGGACTTTATCAACATATTACAGAAGGAGGATAAAAGGGGAAAACGTCTTTAAATTTGTACCTCGTTTTTCCACTAAGAGGGAAGAAAGGCTGAAATGGAACAgattttactaaaattacaaaaatactaTTAGGGTGTTCAGTTTTGTGTTTCTGCATCTTGGAAATGACTTGATATTTTAGCAGGCTCCTAAATAGAACGGGtgaatgaaattattatttatcttctcaAATGTCTTTATACCTATTTTTCTCTTAGAtttaaagtaaatggaaaacaaccTCAAGTCAACAAAGTCAACACAGAAATAGGAAATACTATTTTGTTAGAGATTGGCcccatgaaagaaaaacaaggaaagatatCTGAAATCTTTCCAGATAAAAGGTAATTAATAATCAAAGATAAATTGTAATCTGGTGTTTAACTGGTTTGTAATTTCTACAACTATCAGGACGCATAGTtaaagggccgggtgcggtggctcacgccgataatcccagcactttgggaggctgaggcaggcggatcacctgaggtcaggagttcaacaccagccaggccaacatggtgaaaccccatctctactaaaaatacaaaaatcagctgggcttggtgccgtgcgcctgtaatcccagctacttgggaagctgaggtgggagaatcacttgaacctgggaggcggaggttgcggtgagccgagatcacgccattcactgcactccagcctgggggacagagtgaaactccgtcttgagaaaaaagaaaaaggaaaaaaaaaaaaaagcatggtaaaagaaaaaaacagccaaaaaaaaagaaacatactggTGTATTCCAGTAGGAGAGACGGATATGTAGTAGTACTAAGAAGTATGTGTCTGCCTCTGAGCTGTGGAAGTGTACTCTAAACATAGGTATTTAAACTTCACGGGACAACATAATACAACTGCTCTCTCCACCCACAAAACAGACTGCAAATGTACACTGCCATGGAGGGATAATAATTATCTTCAGTGGCCAGGTGTGAGAATACCTTGTCAAGATATTATTTttcagctgggtacagtggttcatgcctgtaatcccagcactttgggaggccaagaggggcggatcacttgaggtcaggagttcaagaccagcctggccaacatggcaaaaccccgtccttactaaaaatacgtaaaagtagccgggcgtggtggcacacgcctgtaatcccagctactcaagaggctgaggcagaagaatcacttgaacccaggaggcggaggttgcagtgaacagagattgtgtcactgatctccagtctgagcaacagagggagaccctgcctcaaaagaaaaagaaaaaagactattttttggccaggcgcggtggctcacgcctgtaatcccagcactttgggaggccgaggcaggcggatcacgaggtcagaagatcgagatcatcctggctaacatggtgaaaccccatctgtactaaaaatacaaaaaattatccaggctcattggcaggcgcctgtagtcccagctgcttgggaggctgaggcaggagaatggcgtgaacctgggaggcggagcttgcactgagccaagatcgcgacactgcactctagcctgggcaacagagcgagactccatctcaaaaaagaaaaaagaaaaaagattatttttcgtATTAGAATAAAATCAGCTAACCAAGTATTAATATTAACTGAAGTACTTTTAAACATTGTAAAACATTGTTCTGATTCGATGAAAGTTGTACTCTAAAGATTTTAATAATTCAACTTGAAGTAATCTATAACACTGGGGGAGAAAAATTAAGaacagagaagacacaaactATAATACTTCACAGATTTTGAAAGCACTTAAGGCACTTATGGTCTCTTTTGGTGAAATctcaattactttaaaaagttacgagtttgcatttttctgcttcacttttttttttttcaaatttcttgcTTCATTGTCTATGTCTGTAGGATCCTTTTTAATCCCAGAGAAACCTGTATGGATAGTCAGTTACTTTAAATCTAAAGAGGGAAAGCAGCCAACTGAAGAATATGGCAACAAGACACATACCAGCCAGACACATCATCTTTCTCTTTATGATGTTCATCGTCGAGGTGGCAGCCTTATCTAACAGCACCACTCCCAGGGTAACACACATATTAAACAGGGAAATAATGAATGTTTCTGCTGCAAACTGAGCCTGACTAAATTTGCTGATATAATGCTTATGTCCTGTGCGAGGGTCCCTTTGGACATATGGTTCTCCTCTTATATAAGTCCACATTTGACCAGACGTCATCACAATCACAAAGCACAGAGTTAAAACTTCGCACAAGATTCTGCAAGAAATAGATTTCCTATTCCATTTCAAGAAATACCCAAGTCCGCCAGTGAGAGCCAAAAGTATCCCCAGCTTGAGGAGACCATGATAATTTGTAGGCTGTCTGATTCTGACGCTGACATGTGTTCTCTCTGCTACCCATTCAGCCATTTGGTCAGCAACGATATCCCTTCCTCTCAAATTATAAATGTCATCTGTTGTAAATTTCCACTGGGCAGAAAAGTGGAAGAAACTCGGAACTGACGTCACCTGGAGCGCTTCAAAGACCTCAGGGCTTTCATCATAATCCACCATTGCAAAAAATACCTTTGTGGTGAATGCACCAGGGCCTTGATAGGAGTTTGCCAAGATCTGAAATTCTTCGGCAGCACCTTTGCACATGACACATGAATTGAACTCGTGGAGAGCAGTAAGCATCACAATAACAGAATAGTTTTTTGGTGCATCTAATACAAAATGATAGAACATGGTGTCACTCATTCTTATCACTCTGTCTTTCTTGGTCCAATCCATCAGCTGGCTGACCTTTTTGGCCAACACCTTCTTCCATCGGGCAGGATGTGTAGGAGTCCCGGGAGCCACAAATACCAGGGCCACCACTATGGTCAAAAGTAGACACCAAAGGCGCCACACTTCTGCCATATTTGCTTACTTCTTTGTGTTACACCGCTGTTGCAAAATATGTAAGCCAAAATGTGATCATTTCTTCCTGCAATTAATTtgtcaaagatttttttctgtcttcttcaatCCTGGTAAAGAGGCTATATCACAAATTCTTGTTCATGTCCAGTTTACAAGTCATATATTAGAGTTTACAAAATAACCTGTGGAAAAAAATACCCTGTAATGAAAGGAGTTTGGGAAATAGTGTTCTGGCTTCAGTCCTGCTGAATGACTTGCAATTAAcaaatcaggccgggcacggtggctcacgcctgtaatcccagtactttgggagaccaagccaggcagatcacctgagttcaggagtttgagaacagcctggccaacatggtgaaaccccgtctctactaaaaatataaaaattagccaagtgtgttggcgcatgcctgtagtcccagctactcaggaggctgaagcagaagaatcacttgaacccaggaagggaggttgcagtgagccaagatcgtgccactgcactccagcctgggcaacagagcaagactctgtcaaaacaaaacaaaacaaaacaaaacaaaaaaaacaacctaaatgcctgcCGGGCAGCAGCTGGATCCACTGCGAACACATTCAAACTGCTCAAAAGCCAACCTCATCCCTCAATTGCCTACCAAGCCTTTGGTTCTCTACCGTTCTTCCCATCCCTCCAATGATGTTTAACAACTGATGGACCCTTCTGGGACTTCTTTCTCTCATCCATTAAACCTGAGCTTGGCCCCTGGGCCCATCTGCCTGGGTTTCAATCCAGGCTGTACCACTTGTTAGTGATGTGACCTGGGCACGTCCTCACTGgcctgtgcctcagtctccctgccTGTAAAGTGAAGATGGTAACAGTACCCACCTCATAGGATCTGGTTCAGCAAAGCCCTCAGAACAGGACCAGGCCTGCACACCTGTCTTCCTCTCTATCCCAGCACCCCACGAGAGGCAGTGTGGAGCACAGCAGAGGGTCCTCTGTGTGGGGCCAGAACACCTGGATTTCCCTCCCTGCTTTTTAGCAGTGTGTCTCTTTTGTTACCTAAGAAAGTGGGGACAGTGCCCACCTCACCTAttagttgtgaagattaaatgttaatatttttccaaCCCCTAGAACAGTACTAGACATaagacacacattttttttccccttctctcttttttttttttttttttttttgagacggagttttgctctgtagcctgggctggagtgcagtggccggatctcagctcactgcaagctccgcctcccgggttcccgccattctcctgcctcagcctccggagtagctgggactacaggcgcccgccacctcgcccggctagttttttgtatttttagtagagacggggtttcaccgtgttagccaggatggtctcgatctcctgacctcgtgatccacccgtctcggcctcccaaagtgctgggattacaggcttgagccaccgcgcccggccccttctctctttttttaaagaaatggttgAATATTGAGCATTGCTTCtctggttttttgtgttttgttttttgagacagagtctcattctgttcccaggctggagtgcaggggcgcgatctcagctcacttcaacctctgtctcccaggatcaagtaattctcctgcctcagcctcccgagtagctgagattataggtgcgtgccactagAGCATTGCTTCTCATACCCCAGTTACCTCTCTCAGGGTTGTGCCCTCTCCAAACATGATTATCATCCCTTGATCATTCCTTGTATGACCTTCAAGATGGGCAAAGTTGTTGGGCAAGACAGAATAGAAGAACTGTTGCAAACAACATTAACTATATGTCCATTGCTGGAGGGGACCTGCTGGAGAGTGCacctgattttaattttaattaatttatttatttttgagacgtagtctcactctgtcacccaggctggaatgcagtggcatgatctcggctcactgcaacctctgcctccaggctcaagcaattctcctgcctcagcctccctagtagctgagattacaggtgcacaccaccatacctggctaatttttgtaattttttttttcactcttgtcacacaggctggagtgcaatggcacaatctcggctcactgtaacctctgcctcctgggttcaagcgattctcctgcctcagcctcccaagtaggtgggattacagtcacctgccaccacgcccagctaatttttgtatttttagtagaaacaggtttttactacattggccaggctggtctcgaactcctgacctcaggggatccacctgcctgtctcccaaagtgctgggattacaggcatgagccactgtgcctggccaaattttgtatcttttgtagagacgggatttcgccatgttgcccaggctggtctccaactcctggactcaagcaatccaactggtctcagcctcccaaaatgctgggattgcaggcctgagttGCTGCTCCCGGCCTACCTTTTCTATGTGCTGTTCGTTTGGTGGCAACCACTGTTTCtaaggctgacctcgaactcctagcctcaagcaatcctcccgcctgggcctctggagtagctgggattacaagcgtgagccactgcgcccggtttCATATTTTCTATCATGTCTATGCATacctttatcaaaataaaaatgtttaggcccgggcagtggctcacatttgtaatcccagccctttgggagccGTGATGtgtggatcgcctgaggccaggagtttgagatcagcctgggcaacatggtgaaacctcgtttctactaaaattttttaaaaaatttagccgggagtggtggcatgcgcctgtggccccagctaactcgggaggccgaggtgggagaatcgcttcagcctgggagatccaggttgcagtgagccgagactgagccacagcactccagcctgggcgacccagcgagaccctgtctgagaaaacaacaaatgttCATTTAGTTTGTAAATCAAATGAAAGCGCTGCGCTGATGCCCCCCACCTCTCTCAGGCTCCGCCGGCCGCCCCTCGCCTACCCTAAAAGCCTCCGGGGACGCCGCCCTACGCCGCCGCGGTTGCCAAGCGAAGCACCCAGGCCAGGTAGGCCGCGGGGGAGGGGTGGTTGCCTAGCAACCGGGGGTGCCAAACACTGGAGCTCAGAGCGGGGGGCGCGGAGAGCGAAGCAGGAAAGTAGGTAAGGGAGCTAGGAGAGCGGGGGCGCCCCCTTCCTCCGCGCCGGACCGGGGTACTGATGTAAACCAAAGGCGATCATCCTGCGGAGGGGAAGAAAGCGGTTCGGCGGGGAACCGGCctgaccccagcccctcccacgAGGCCCTCCCCGTCCCGCCTCCCCCTCCAACAGTAGGCGAGGGCGAAGAGGCGGGAGGGCGTGGCGGCTACCGGACGGGGAGGGGGCCGTCCCCCAGGTCCCCAGTGCCAACAGGCACGCGTCCCTGGAGAGAGAACAGGGCTCCTGCCCTTAGGTCCCCCACGGGGTCTGGCCCGCAGcctggggaagaaaggaaaggaagctcAACAAGGCATGGTTGGCTGGTGGCAGGTGTGGAAACTGCATTAGgactatttttttctgacatcCTCCTACCCCCCCCCTCCCCAAGGCATTTGGCATTTCACACACACTTCGAGGCTTCCGGGACTccattattattcctttttaccTGCTCCAGGACCTGCAAGGTCCAGGGGTTTGTGTCCGCCCCgggacaggagggagggaaacTTAATGCCTCACACAAAGTTGAGCAAAGCAAGGGCTGTCTCCAAGCAGGCTTCCAGCAGGAGGGGGCTCAGAGCAAAATGGACAGGAACAAGTTCTGCCTAGGGGGCGTGTGATCCAGGAGACCTCTCCTGAAAGGTCTCCCGCAGCCGTGTTTTGCCTCTGCAGGTGGTGTCTGTGAACAGGCCTAGGGGTTTCTGACCCTTCTGGTTTCTGTGCCATGGCCACGCTAAGCGTCAAGCCAAGTCAGCGCTTCCAGCTGCCCGACTGGCACACTAACAGCTACCTGCTATCCACCAATGCCCAGCTGCAGCGAGATGCTTCCCATCAGATCCGCCAGGAGGCCCGGGTGCTCCGCAATGAGACCAACAACCAGGTTGGGGTCGGGAACTCAGCTGGGTGGGCAAAGGGATAGCCCCCAACCCTGTGACACCCTATTTATCTGGCCTGTCTCTCTCAGACCATTTGGGATGAACATGACAACAGGACTCGACTGGTGGAGAGGATTGATACTGTCAACCGGTGGAAGGAGATGCTGGACAAGTGTCTGACAGATTTAGATGCCGAGATCGACGCCCTGACACAGGCAGGAAGCCAGGACTGGGTGCCTGGGGGCTGCTGCCAAaacctcccctccttccccacgGCTGGGTTGAGAAACCCTTGATGGGGGGTCATGAGTGGCATGTCCATCCGAGTCACTGGCTCCCTGCTAAAGTGGGGACAAGTGCTACTTCCCCATGGATGGCTCCACCAGCCCCCCtgccccttcttttctttttcttttcttttttctttttttctttgagacggcgtctggatctgttgcccaggctggagtgcagtggtgcgatcgcagctcactgcaacctccgcctcctgggctcaagcgattctcctgcctcagcctcctgagtaaagtagctgtgactacaggcgtgcgccatcattcccagctaatttttgtatttttagtagaaacggggtttcaccattttggccaggctgttctcaaactcctgacctcaagtgatccacccgactcggcctcccaaagtgctgggattacagacgtgaaccaccatgcccggccgcgCCCTCTTTTCTAGATGAAGGATTCAGCAGAGCAAAACCTGCAGGCCAAGAACCTACCTCTGGATGTGGCCATTGAGTGCCTGACCCTGCGGGAAAGCCGGCGAGACGTTGATGTGGTGAAGGACCCTGTGGAGGATGAGCTGCATAAAGAGGTGGAGGTCATCGAGGCCACCAAGAAGGCCTTGCAACAGAAGGTCAGCCAGGCCTTCGAGCAGCTGTGGTAAGGGAGAGGCAGGTCGTCCGTATGTTCACGAGCCCCTGGAGGCTGTGTGCCTTCAATGTGGAACACAGATATTGTGGATGAGGAGCAACTGGCTCTCGTGCTACATTTTGGCCTTCTGGTGCCTGTGACAGAAACCACTCATCAATTGTAGCACTTTTCCCACTGCCTGGACATGGGCTCGGAATACTTCTCACCACCCTGCCCTGGACAGCCAGTACCACCGATTGAAGCATGAGAGGTGACACTCATTTGCCACCACCCCTGAGTAGCTCCTGTGAGTGTGTGCGTATGAGCCTTTGTGAGCACAGCTACATCCATGTGCCCCACGGGTGTGTAGGCGCATGGTGGCAGCATTTTCATCCAGCTGTGCTGCTCTTGGTCTCCACAGTTGCAGCTCCATTGTCTTCTGCTGGGAAGGGTCATCCCAGCCTCCTCTTCCTGCAGTGTTCCCTTCATACGGTGAGGCCTGCCTCTGGGCCTTGGGGGATGGTCCTGATGGAGTCTGCGCTTTCCCCAGCCTCCTGCAGGAAGTCCGACAGCAGCTCAACTCCGACCATCGGGGCAAAATGGAGACACTGGAGATCGACAGAGGCTGTCTCTCTCTCAACCTCAGATCCCCAAACATCTCGCTGAAGGTCGACCCCACACGTGTCCCTGATGGGTAAGAAGAGTGTTTCAGCAgtctcttctcctcccctcccaggcCACACCCTCATGACCTCCATTTTCCCTGCCACCTGCAGCTCCACCACACTCCAGCAGTGGGATGACTTCAGTCAGTTCAACAAGGACCgaggggaggctgagatgaaggCAGCCACGGAGCTGAGGGAGGCCATTGCTCTAACTATTGCTGAGGTGACGGGCCACCCACAGCTAATGgatggccccagtgtgtgctcaGCCCTTATCTTCTGTTCCCTGCTGTGCACGTGGCCCCCTGCCCCTCGCTTGAGTAATATCCTCAGGCAGCCGTGAGTATAGACCCTTCCCTTGCCCTGTGTTTCCTCCTTCAGACCAACAACGAGCTTGAAGCCCAGAGAGTTGCAACGGAATTTGCCTTCAGGAAGCGGCTGCGGGAGATGGAGAAAGTGTACAGTGAGCTCAAGTGGCAAGAGAAGAATGTGAGCGTCTCCCAGGGCATGGACTTCCTGCTGTGGGATGAGGAGCCGCATGCCCCCGCCAGGAGGCACTGGATCAGGCATGTACGGTGAGTCCAGCAGGTGGAAACCAGTCACTCTGTCCTCTGCAGACCTTGGAGGAGATCGCTGAGCTGCAGGAGGACATCCGGCACCTGGAGGAGGATCTGCGCACAAAGTTCCTGAGCCTGAAGCTGTCCCATACCCGGCTAGAGGCCAGAACCTACCGGCCCAATGTGGAACTCTGCCGGGACCAGGTGAGAGGGTGTCCCAGTGGGGGCACGGGCCCCCTGGCCAAGGTTTTCTCATATTCCTGATGGTGCAAGGGCACTGCTGTCACGGGGCAGCACTCAGGTAAAGGACAGTGTGGCTGACTTGGAACTCCCAACCCCTCTGCCTCCAGGCACAGTATGGCCTCACTGACGAGGTTCACCAGCTAGAGGCAACCATCGCTGCCCTGAAGCAGAAGCTGGCACAAGCACAGTAGGTCtggggagtgggtgggaggaGCAGTGAGACGATGCCCAGCAGTGGGGCCTCTTGCTGCCTGCTGGCTCCCTGGGGCTGTCTTCCTGACTAAAGGCTGTGCACTCAGCCCAGGCCTCCTAGCCTCATGGGGGCTGGGGGTTGTCAATGCCCTTCCCTAGGGACGCACTGGACGCCCTGTACAAGCACCTGGCCCGGCTGCAGGCTGACATTGCCTGCAAGGCCAACTCCATGCTGCTGGACACCAAGTGCATGGACACGCGGCGCAAGCTGACCGTGCCCGCTGAGAAGTTCGTGCCTGAGGTGGACACCTTCACACGTACCACAAATAGCACCCTGAGTCCACTCAAAAGCTGCCAGCTGGAGCTGGCCTAGCGTTGGAAGACTACGGGAGGAGGGCAGGGTTGGGTGGGCAATGGAAGGGGGGAGGAGAGAATGAATGGAATAAATGCAGAGGATCTCAGGCCGGCTGTTCTCTGCCCCACTGTATGTAGCCAGCAGGGAGAGGGTTCTTGGACACCCTCCTGTCTATGGAGGAGTAAAGACGGGGAACACCATTCCCCCGCACTCCATGTACCAAATCCAATCTTTCCCCTCCCCTCAAGgaacccctctctgggctg
This window encodes:
- the TEKT2 gene encoding tektin-2, whose translation is MATLSVKPSQRFQLPDWHTNSYLLSTNAQLQRDASHQIRQEARVLRNETNNQTIWDEHDNRTRLVERIDTVNRWKEMLDKCLTDLDAEIDALTQMKDSAEQNLQAKNLPLDVAIECLTLRESRRDVDVVKDPVEDELHKEVEVIEATKKALQQKVSQAFEQLCLLQEVRQQLNSDHRGKMETLEIDRGCLSLNLRSPNISLKVDPTRVPDGSTTLQQWDDFSQFNKDRGEAEMKAATELREAIALTIAETNNELEAQRVATEFAFRKRLREMEKVYSELKWQEKNTLEEIAELQEDIRHLEEDLRTKFLSLKLSHTRLEARTYRPNVELCRDQAQYGLTDEVHQLEATIAALKQKLAQAQDALDALYKHLARLQADIACKANSMLLDTKCMDTRRKLTVPAEKFVPEVDTFTRTTNSTLSPLKSCQLELA